CACTCCAAATTTAAGCCACTCACTGTAGCAAAACATATATGCTACCCATAATTCCAAGGGGCCAGGTACTCACATCAAGGATATACTCCTGAACCACCGCATGGAGGATGATAGCAATGAGGAAGTAGAAGAAGGTGGTGGTGCAGTCCCTCCATCCGTAGCGATATAATGACACCTCCCCCTCTACATCAGGCAGAAAGTGACAGAATGAAGCACAACACTGTGGACAGTGTAGGCCAACCAGGCAAAAATTGTATGTGATTTTGGGTGGAGTTCTCAGCACCCAAAGCGAAGAGGAGTTTACCTGGTGTAAAGGTACTGCTGTTGTACTGAGGCAGTATAAAGACGAAGGCCGTTTTTGAAGTTGTCTGAAAGAAGAGTAGAAACATGGTATTTTAGAGCTCTGTTGTTCTGCAAACTATGAACAAGTGGAAGACATACAAGAATATTTAGAATGGCATCAAGATAAAGATCCATCACCAGCCTAGTCTTTTCAGAAAGTCATAAATAGTTTGattatattattgttttaaAGGGGCAGCTCACctcaaaaattaaaaagaatatGTTTTGAGAGGTTTTAgtgctatccatccatctaggtTTCTTGTAAGACacattgctgttgaatttttcaaatgtatttttttgttgctttaaACACCACAGAAACAATGCCATTCAGTTCTGTTACATGTTACATTCGACAGAAGATCGACATGTTTACGGCAGATATCTCCAAATctaggcaactcccagcagaacaatctTGATGGACAGATAGCACTAAGACAACCCCCCGTAAGACatatctttttcagttttgggttGAAATGCCCCTTTATTAGCCATtaagtcgaaaaaaaaaaaaacaggaaatcaTGTATACTACATACATAAATCACTTGCTGCTTATTAAATATGTTAAACACTGAAACCAGTTCTGAATAgctgtaaaaattattttacatgCAACGGCTATTAATATAATACGATGTACCGTAATTCATACTGTACGCAAGAAAAACAAcactccgtgtgtgtgtgtgtgcgcgcgcgcgcgcgcgggGGGTCCCCTTCTACTTTGTGAATATTTGCGGGACACGATGGACTTGCACCGAAACACACATCTGTGAAATTACGTTTTCTGCAGAGTCAACCTTGCGCACATTCCAGGCGAGCCAGTCCACATGTACCCGCCTGCACTGAACCCGCAGGTCCCGCAGCAGATGTCACTAGCGCTCAGCATTTACACAACCATGAGTCGCACCTCAACAAGACTAAATATTAGTGCAAAACTTCGGCTGGAAAAATAACACTACAGAGAACAACCAAGAGTCAACGATTTGCATGTGTGACAGCTGCCAGGTTCACATCcactttgaaaaataaaaacggaATTACCCTATGATTATTACAATACCTCTACCGCTTTTTgaagtcagatttttttttaacgattTAGGGAACTCGGATATACATTTCGCCACAAAGATTTTTTCCCAGAGTAGTAATAGGAAACACAGATTAATAAGcatttctgtatttaaaaaaaaacacaccataTATTATCACGTGGCAGGGTTATTAATTAACCTATTTATCTGTAGAATCTGATTTCTAGATTAATCTTCTTTCCGATCCAATTAATAGGCTGAGACGTGGCGCAAAGTAATGCGCATAACGCTAACCAATCTATGCTTCAACCGAAACATTAtcaaataaacacatttatcaCGACTATGACAATTCCTAAACTCATGCACGCCTTTAAATTCATATACTAAACggatttacagaaaaatgcaGCGAGCAGGCTAACTGCGCTCCTTTATCGCGAGACGCTCAATCAGAAAAGTACAGCGGCAATTAAGTTACTCAATCAACGCGATTAAACGGAGTAACTACCGCATTAACAATATTCCCGTCAATGACCCTGTACGTTTTAATAAAAACGATTAAAAACCAACGCGGAAAGAGAGGAAACACCAGGACGATAAAGGAAAACTCAAAGCAGAACAGAGCACAATCACAAATCATATCCAACTCCAACTTTTTGGGGTTATTAAACCTAATATCTGTTATGCGTTATTGAGCTAACTGATCACACACAGCAGCCAAACACTTAAGGAGCAAAATGAGTCAGAGCTGACTTGCCCCCCAAAACAGCCAGTCAGCAAAATTTAAGTGAAATGCCACATTTTACAAGCACCCTTATAGATTTTATGCGCACTCCAGccataaagaaaaaaagttgACAGCTTCAGTTCAAATTTGACTTTTCTCCCCATTAACGACAACAACACCAATAGCAGGCTAATGATAATGCAGGTCTCTGCTGTACGCTATAAGTTTCACTTTTTAAAACGTGCATTTGTCGTCACAGACTGAACTGATCTCTCGTGACTCGTGTCTCCTTCCTATCCGATAACTTCTGGGAATTTGGgcatcttcatcttcatcacCTTCCTATCTCCGTGCGCATCTGCACCTCCGCCGGACCTGTTAGCGTCCGGACAGCCCTCCACACTGATCAAATAGAACACTCTATACGGAGTATTTCACCTCAAACATCAGTCCAAGCAGGATGAACACCACCAAGCAAAGGACGATGTCTGCGTGATTCTGAATGAGAAATTCTTGACTGAAGAATGGGTAGCTCTTGTTCCTTCTCCGAAAAGCCATTTCTGCCCTTCAGACCCTCCTTTCCGCACTGTGTCCACCCTTCTCTGCACTCAAAGAAAACTTTAAGCGCAGTCTGCAGTTTGCGACTCATTTTTTTGCACATGCGCAGTACATCTTAAAGagacatttgtgtttttttagggAAATGTCTTTAGAGCTGCGTATACGGTATGGTAATTGCAACAACGATGCGTGCTTAAGTATAGTTTCTGGTGAATTGGTGTGTCAACTTTTTAAATACTATTATACAAGTGCCCCCAAAGTGTTTGGGATTCGTTTCCCTATTATTATGTAAAttgaatatttaaatgtattttaacatCAATTTATAACTATAATCGAAAAAAAAACGTCTGTTCATTATCCAGGAAGTGGTTGGCCGGAGCCTATCTCAGACAACACAAACTAAGGCATGTATAGCAGTCCAACAGATGGTCCATGCACAAACATTCACAATAGTGAATAGTGCTAGTCAGAATAGTGCTAGTCAGTCCCAGGAGTTagtggggttaagggctttgctccaggagaaatcattctgctgatcacaggatttaaaccagcaaccttccaatcacttAGCCATCACCTCTAGCACAGCATGTTATCCTGCTGACAAACAGCACCCCCTGGCAGTAACTCCCCGCATGCAGAAtgggggcaggattcaaacccaggaCCCTTGAGGTGTGAGGTTGCAGTGCCACCATGTGAGAAAGAACAAACATACTTCACAGACACAGATATAATTGGACGTCTTCTGGTAATCAGGATCAGTCAGATAAATTTGGTAAAATAGGATAAACTAATCGGATTCCCTCTGTAATCTCggcctgaaaaaaaaaagcaacaaaacattactgtgtttaaaaaaatcagcacaCTGGACTTCACAATGTCCTTGTttaggatctttctcgtaatccaAGTAGTACATCTAACCCAGTGAAGTTTCATAATTTTATTTGGCATGACTTACACCATCTCTTTCATTCTCCTTGAATGAGCCTTCTTATGGCCTTGGGTCAAACCTTCTTTGTGGAAACAGATCTGTAGGGCGCCCGATCAAGCAATGCAATCCGGCTGTTAAAGAGTTTTCGAGCAGATGTGGAGTATTATCCTCTGAAGTGTGTACAAGTAGTAAAGCGCACATGCGGATTTGAAAACAATCAGGCCCCAGACTCACCTCAAGAACATAAGCACTGGAATGTAGAGTTAACATCAACCTCTCCACCCTCTACATCTGCAGTCCttgtgttttattctgttacTATGTGTGTTATTGTCTCTaccattgtatttaatttttttttttgagttaaTGGATGCCTAAATTTCCTTCgggattaataaaaaaaacaactttctatgtatctatctatctatctgagGTTGATTCATACATTTTCTAGCAGATTGAGTAAGTTACATATAGGCATATTGCATTTCAACATATAAAAAGATCAAATAATTGGTACTAAATAATAATTGTCAGTTCAAGCCCTGgcttcagcagaacagtcacatgtctgtgggcccttgagcaaggcccctaacccccagctacAGGGGCCCCACACcttggctgaccctgcgctgtgacccccaagctttgAAGAACAACATGGGTCTGCAAAGAGAAggattccaatgtacctgtatttgggcaaatggcaaataaagcatttatCATTTATCATGATCATGTCATAAATATGTAGCAAACAGAATTTAAGTCATTTAGACCTTTTGTAGGTGATGATAATAATTTAATAGACAGCAAAAGACCAGTAGATGTGTTTTAGAGGAtacaatttatttttaacaaaagtCACAGTAACTGAGTAATGTCAGCCAGCTCACTTTAATTATAGCACCTGCAATCTGTTATTGCATAAGGCTTATTCAGCTTCTGGTAAATAATCTTTACCAGTAGATCATGGATTGATGATTAGCAATGCCCAGCCGCTTTTCCTATGAAATAAAACCACAGTTTATAACCATCAGTACAGGTCACATTGGtcacaagaaaaaaatcaaaaaagaaaatctgCACGAATGATTAAAACATCAtacaaattatataaaaatacaaagcaaCAATCTTTCTTTCCAATATGTGGCAGATAccttaaaatgaaatattattgCTAATATTCAATGGATATAAAGATACCGTAGACTGAAAATCACAAACACATCAAGAAAACTATTCTGTTCAAAATTATACAGAAAAAACTGATATGAATATAACAAAGGTATGTATGCATACTGAAAGTATGCCTATCAAGTAGGATATAAATATATGCATCAGAACATGTCACAGAAACTCAAATACAAAATTAAAACATAAGAGCTAGGGAacaaattaattataattaaatatataaattagtTTCCGAATATTTTATCCAACTAACATGGATTTGAGACTTTATccatcaataaaaataataaatgcataTCAATTTTTTGCTGCAAAATTCATACCTTCCCTTAAAATAATGCAGCAATAATACCATTAACTTTATGGAAAAGTGTAACCATATTTAGACCAAGTGGTCAGTTTGTGCCTGTATTTCTGACCAAAGAAATCTGTACCTTTTCACACATGGCCTTCATTGTCAATAAGAGAATCGTTCATTAATATAAAATTAACCGTATAAAGAGGGAGTCTTTCAAATTCATAAAAAAGCACAATCTCTTAAAAATCCTTAAAAAGTTCAGATGTTGACGGGCTTCCCCAGTCCCACCAGCGAGGGACACGCTAGCTTGTCCTGCTGAATGCGACTTGAGACCTTATGGCTTGAAACGTTTTTGACGGTGACGACAGCGACGACTCGGGTCCACGTGAGTAAGGAGTGTGACACTCCCACGGTAGTCGGGCTGGACACTCCTCACCTACCGCACTGTAGAATGAAACCCTCTCCCCACTCTTTATTGCCTAATTAACTATTGTGAAACGAAGATTTAAAATCCATGCAAATATCTGAGCTCTGTAAAACAGTAATGATTAATACTGCTATATTATTACCATACTGTAGAAGCTCCAGTCATTCTTACATGGATACATTAGCTTTCATCTCTTAAAggggaaaaggaaaaaacattttaagaaaagataatccatcttctaactgatTATCCTGAGCTGGGTTACACGGCATCTTGGAGTCTATCCTAGGcaacatagggcacaaggctggggtcaaccctggatgggatggcagtccatcgcagggcacatgcaTGCATATGCTAGAGGCAATTTAGAAACTTTAGAGATTTAGTGATTtcctgcatgtctttgggctgaGGAAAAAGGGGGGAGGGCATGCAGACTCCCCACAGAGAGGACAAGGGTGGAATTCGAACCCTGGGCACAACAGCGCTATCCACTGCGCCGCGGGGCCATCCGTAAACGGCGCAAAATGAACTTCACAAAAATATCAGTATCAGAAAAACAATCACAGCAGATTCTGCCCCTTCAAGAGTCTGGATGCCATACAGGATTACAAAGCATTTACAAAATATGAAAAACCAAAAGGTAAAAGAAAAATTAAGAGAATTACAATACAAAAAACCCAATTTGTACATTTAAATAGTTTTCCTTCCAATGAGTATATGCATACTGAAGGCTCACCTATTTAGGCTGGCTTGCTTAGTCTTGtctgttttcctttttccactacagtttatttttatttacctatctatttatttatttatttatactattattatatatatatatatatatatatatattacttataCCTTTTTTCCTTCTACCTATTGCTTCTAGCCTCTATTTTTTCCCTCTGGTTTCTGTTTCATCACCTCCTTAATCTTATGGCTATTTTACTTCTACTAACAGTCTCACTTTGTTTTAACTGGTTATTTTACAGTTTAGCGCATTTGGTACGAGAGATgtcattagaaataaaatttactattattattattattgtaagcTTAAATATTTGTAccattaaatgaataaaatatatattaaatcctacataaaatgatatataaaggcaaatgaaaataaagacaaattcaATATAGCTAGGACATTTTAAATAGTGACACTAAAAGATCTCGTCCACAATTTGAGTGTTGAAATGTACACTGGCCACATTTCAGGAGTGTCTGTCGGACAACTTTGTTTGTAAATCCAAAGAAGGTCCCTGATTCTCTCCAGACAAAGGCATTGTTTCGTACGCGCAGAGCATTTGTGCTTATACAACTTTAACTTTCAACGTTTTGGTTTTTTTCTCGACGTGTTTAAAACATCAGGTCCTCATTTTTTCCTGGACGACACGAACAACCTCCTGGAGCCTGCAAGATGGCCGCCTGCGGACTCCTGAGGTGCTGAGTCTAGTTTCGGCGTGGATGTGTAGCAGGGCTCCACCCTTCCCAGCAGGCCCCTGGTACTGCGTGACGGGCCGGCCTCACCTGAGATAGGGCTCAGTTCTGATAGGATCTGCACAGCCGGCTCCCTGTCCAGCCCAGTGTTGCTGGCGCTGCTGGGAGACTGGGGCTCAGCGCTAAAGTAGAGCGTGGAGCTGGACTCTGTCGGGCAGAAGTTGACCTCGGGGCTCCCTCCCAGTCCTGACTTACCTTCGGGGGAGCTCCTCTTGAATTCGGACACGGGCGACCCTAGGGGGCTTTCCATCTCCAGGCTCTCGCCGTCCTCCTGGGTCGCGTCAGTCGATGCCGCTTCGCTCGCGCTGTGGAAGTCCTCCTTCATGTCCGAGAGGGGCGCCATGCCACACTTCTGCTCCAAATCCGGCGTCGTGGCCACCACCACCGCCTTGATGTCTGGAATGCGCTGCCTCGCGTCCAGCATGCCGAGCAGGCCGCCGCTGCCGTAGGCCAGGTCGATCCGGCCTACATCTCCAGTCTTCAGCGCCAGGCGGATCAGCAGCCAGTGGTGGTGCCCATGTCGGCCTCCAGGGATGGGACCTCTGCTCGCCGGACGCTCCGGCAGCGACCCAGTGAACGTAAAGCCGCTGTGTGCCTGAATGGTGGAGATGGGCAGGCCCTTGTCCCCCATCGAATAGGACGACTCCTCTCTCTCCAAACACGCCCTGCTAACATGGCCCTGACCGAATCTTTGGCATATCTCGGTGGATTTCGGGTGTAGGAAGCGGTAATACAGAATCACTGAGGCCATCCCTGCGAGGGGGAGACAGAATGCGAGATCAGTGATGGACCCGATAGGatagttttttaaaaatctaatCTGGACATAATTATAGTCCATGGAGGAGCAGAAAACTCTGAAAAAGGTTTAAACCCACGTGAGCTGGAGGCCAGGTGGCACTTGGGTTGGAAATCGCTCAGGAAAACATGCGTGCGCTTGTGGTAACATTTTCATTCCAAGTTGCAGAAAACTACCCCCATCTAGCGGTTACATTTTCTGGAAAATGATCCTTGAATCCCTGGATCCCATAATTATCCAGCAGCCATGGAAGAAATTACGATGGTGGCTTAGCTGCTGCCTGATTCAACCCATAAAATAACCAACAAGAAGAAAGGCAAACCATCCTTTGTTAAACAGCACCCACCAATCCCAAATTGGTTCTCACCTACACATGAAGTTTGATAGTATTGGGCAGAAGAACAGCTATATTTGATTCCATCTCCTACCTTCATGTACAGCACCTGACACCATCCATCATCCCTGATTTACCCACAGTCATGTTATTAAACATCAACTCATGCCCTACCCAGGAGGAAACTGCACATCACCGCGGTGGGGATGCTCAAgctttcccatgatgcaccatTCAGGAAGTCAGAAGCGGCAAGCACAAGGGTCGCATTTTCCAGCAACATGACCTGCAACAGGTGGAGGGGAGGACTCAGTTTCCCAGCATGCTGCCTGCCGTGACACACTACAGCAAAGCCCACTACTTCAAAGGGAAGGTTAATATGAGAGATTCGCTTAGTCTGAGCTGCCCACATACAGACATCTTCAGACTTCACTGGCCCATCTTAAAAGCCTCTTCCAGGACATGCTGTGTTAATTTTGCCTGGCGTTCCCTGCTACATGCGCTGTTGGGTTACCTGTAGCAGCATCGCTTATGCTTCATTAATTGTGCTTGTTCAGCAATGTTTTGTATATTTAGAAAAAACATTAATTGTGTTAGATGTACTTTATCAGCTAAACAAATAACTGGAAGCAAATGGCTTTGTTTTAGCACTACTGGGAACTGTGCTGTTCCACAGGGTGAACCTGGGGAGAATGTGAGCctggaggcagggggggggaggccTACCAAATAAAAGCCTGTCATGCGAAACCTGGAGGGCCCATCCTTCACGTTGAGGAAGAAGAAGACATGCACTGCCCCCAGGGTACAGTTGAAAAGACGCCAGTGCCACGGCTTGGCACAGATGTCCGCTTGTTGCGAGACGAGCCAGAAGGAGGCCGTCAGCCAATGAAAACCTTGAgatgggtgggggagggaggggccaGAGAAGATGTTCACTCGCTACTGGTCAGGCAGTACAGTGCAGAGAGGAGGTATaaagagagtgtgtgtgtgtgtgtgtacgtgcgtgtAGATTAGGGTTAAATTATATTGCGGGGACCAAATgtaccccacaatgtaatacaaacctgttattttgattttgtggggaccatttttcaggtgtgaatgcaatcaaaaaactaaaactgccaaaagtcttgtattttgtttggttacttatggttaaggttagggctgggtaggggttaaggtagtcatgttgggattagagtccCCACCAAGATATAAATACAAGCCCGTGTGTGCATGCGCGTGCatacatgcgtgtgtgtgtgtgtgtgcatgcaaaACTGGAATCTTGATCCCTTGCTGTGCAGAAGATGGGGAGTTGTGCTCCACTGATTCAGCACAAATTGCTGACACAGCGACTGGAAAGAGCCTCACAGCT
This window of the Paramormyrops kingsleyae isolate MSU_618 chromosome 19, PKINGS_0.4, whole genome shotgun sequence genome carries:
- the xkr5a gene encoding XK-related protein 5a; its protein translation is MPSPGRRGCWTEWCQVILFGASVLVILAERTAIAYCLVYYLWFGHTLWAALTLTLALPGSIVQLLSFLWYHADSDRHRCLLALVHLLHLGIYKRFGDCISSVWHMQRSTGELGAAVMQQADVSALRLLEALLFTLPQTILHTYILVTSDVGLISPVALCCGLCLLSLSWALVLYSRACCLIRPGHLAMPPAALLCQLLWRVCMLGSRIASLVVFARIFHWWAFGVAGFHWLTASFWLVSQQADICAKPWHWRLFNCTLGAVHVFFFLNVKDGPSRFRMTGFYLVMLLENATLVLAASDFLNGASWESLSIPTAVMCSFLLGMASVILYYRFLHPKSTEICQRFGQGHVSRACLEREESSYSMGDKGLPISTIQAHSGFTFTGSLPERPASRGPIPGGRHGHHHWLLIRLALKTGDVGRIDLAYGSGGLLGMLDARQRIPDIKAVVVATTPDLEQKCGMAPLSDMKEDFHSASEAASTDATQEDGESLEMESPLGSPVSEFKRSSPEGKSGLGGSPEVNFCPTESSSTLYFSAEPQSPSSASNTGLDREPAVQILSELSPISGEAGPSRSTRGLLGRVEPCYTSTPKLDSAPQESAGGHLAGSRRLFVSSRKK